A single Candidatus Thermoplasmatota archaeon DNA region contains:
- a CDS encoding 50S ribosomal protein L3 has product MGQPHRSKKGSHGYSPRVRAASEVPRFSSWPESKGDKPRIQGFAGYKAGMTHVILTDYRPKSITSGQEVQVPVTVIEVPTMKVAAVRLYRETAYGLKTVGEIWAENADKNLKRRLPVPKTADAWNVDAAKVDDVRLLAYTQPTLVSGIPKKLPDVMELRVAGGSIADRLKFAQEKLGQELDVSEWTKTGEMIDVAAVTKGFGYQGSIVRWGVRLQGHKDSKNRRDTSPLGPFQPRFIRSTVPMPGQTGYHQRTEYNKRVLKIGENGAEITPAGGFLGYGLVRNKYLILHGSIPGPAKRLIRLRDATRYTRGIKADAPELTYISTASKQGA; this is encoded by the coding sequence ATGGGCCAACCCCACCGATCCAAGAAAGGCTCCCACGGCTACTCGCCCCGCGTGCGCGCGGCGAGCGAGGTGCCGCGGTTCTCGAGCTGGCCGGAGTCCAAGGGCGACAAGCCTCGCATCCAGGGCTTCGCCGGCTACAAGGCGGGCATGACGCACGTGATCCTCACGGACTACCGTCCCAAGTCGATCACCTCGGGCCAGGAGGTCCAGGTGCCCGTGACGGTCATCGAGGTGCCGACGATGAAGGTCGCCGCGGTCCGCCTGTACCGCGAGACGGCCTACGGCCTCAAGACCGTAGGCGAGATCTGGGCGGAGAACGCGGACAAGAACCTCAAGCGCCGCCTCCCGGTCCCGAAGACCGCGGACGCGTGGAACGTCGACGCCGCGAAGGTGGACGACGTGCGCCTCCTCGCCTACACGCAGCCGACGCTCGTGTCGGGCATCCCGAAGAAGCTCCCGGACGTCATGGAGCTGCGCGTCGCGGGCGGCTCGATCGCCGACCGCCTCAAGTTCGCGCAGGAGAAGCTCGGCCAGGAGCTCGACGTCTCGGAGTGGACGAAGACGGGCGAGATGATCGACGTCGCGGCCGTCACGAAGGGCTTCGGCTACCAGGGCTCGATCGTGCGCTGGGGCGTCCGCCTGCAGGGTCACAAGGACTCGAAGAACCGCCGCGACACGTCGCCGCTCGGTCCCTTCCAGCCGCGCTTCATCCGCAGCACGGTGCCCATGCCCGGCCAGACGGGCTACCACCAGCGCACGGAGTACAACAAGCGCGTCCTCAAGATCGGCGAGAACGGCGCCGAGATCACGCCCGCGGGCGGGTTCCTCGGCTACGGCCTCGTGCGCAACAAGTACCTGATTCTCCACGGCTCGATCCCCGGTCCCGCGAAGCGGCTCATCCGCCTGCGCGACGCGACCCGGTACACGCGCGGCATCAAGGCCGACGCGCCCGAGCTGACGTACATCAGCACGGCCTCGAAGCAGGGAGCGTGA